In a single window of the Daphnia carinata strain CSIRO-1 chromosome 4, CSIRO_AGI_Dcar_HiC_V3, whole genome shotgun sequence genome:
- the LOC130694950 gene encoding N-alpha-acetyltransferase 38, NatC auxiliary subunit-like: MEECQSKLENIAMVDISKEASKEKELTTKVKSPGRLKLESWLNACMKIEIEDGRTLVGQFLCTDRDCNIILGSCYEYPPPDDNVAEEPRVLGLAMVPGKYIVSISIDDLMVHNSPYIT; the protein is encoded by the exons atggaagaatgtCAGTCTAAGCTTGAAAACATTGCAATGGTTGATATATCAAAAGAagcatcaaaagaaaaagaattaactACGAAA GTTAAATCTCCTGGAAGATTGAAATTGGAATCATGGCTGAACGCCTGtatgaaaatagaaattgaaGATGGTCGCACCTTGGTTGGCCAGTTTCTATGTACAGACAGAGACTGCAATATAATTCTGGGTTCCTGTTATGAATATCCTCCTCCAGATG ATAATGTTGCCGAAGAACCACGTGTATTGGGGTTGGCAATGGTACCAGGGAAATACATTGTTTCAATCTCAATTGATGACCTGATGGTACACAACTCTCCATATATTACATGA